One window of Fusarium keratoplasticum isolate Fu6.1 chromosome 2, whole genome shotgun sequence genomic DNA carries:
- a CDS encoding hypothetical protein (Related to monocarboxylate transporter 2 [Fusarium fujikuroi]) → MIKVGWMQSIGAIQSYLVLHQLSDYTNRDVGWIIGVYSFLSLLFGLQTGPLMDYYGPRVLAPAAMGFTVPMFFLLAECEEYWQFMLTFGLLGGVGAATTSTVAVSMVAKLFDRRRGTAMGCALGGACLGGVIFPLLLQRTFPHLGWKWSLRIVGFIVLGLMSAGWLCLCWSAKLLSPTMASQAKTAMPNFTAFQSKAFSFITIGFSMLEFAMFGISGLLPTFASKAGYGEDVGFILLALSNGCSLFGRILPGFVADFLGHFNVLIAMILVTSIFTAALFVPLNAGSAAPLYAFASLWGFFSGSWLAMIPVCVSKTCEPAAYGRYYGMLGS, encoded by the exons ATGATCAAGGTAG GATGGATGCAGTCTATCGGCGCGATCCAGTCGTACCTCGTCCTCCACCAGCTCAGCGACTACACAAACCGTGACGTGGGGTGGATTATCGGAGTCTACTCTTTCCTTAGTCTCCTGTTTGGTCTTCAAACCGGGCCGTTGATGGACTACTACGGGCCCCGAGTCCTGGCTCCCGCTGCTATGGGCTTTACCGTCCCCATGTTCTTCCTTCTTGCCGAGTGTGAGGAATACTGGCAGTTTATGCTGACTTTTGGGCTTCTGGGTGGGGTCGGTGCTGCAACTACGTCTACCGTGGCTGTCTCGATGGTTGCCAAGCTCTTCGATCGTCGTCGCGGCACTGCAATGGGGTGTGCTCTTGGAGGCGCCTGTCTCGGCGGCGTCATATTTCCGCTCTTGTTGCAGCGTACTTTTCCCCATCTGGGGTGGAAGTGGTCACTGAGGATCGTGGGCTTCATAGTCCTTGGCCTGATGTCTGCTGGCTGGTTGTGTCTGTGTTGGTCGGCGAAACTGCTAAGCCCAACCATGGCATCCCAGGCCAAGACAGCAATGCCGAACTTTACCGCCTTCCAATCGAAAGCTTTCTCATTCATTACCATTGGCTTTTCTATGCTGGAATTTGCCATGTTCGGGATCAGCGGCCTCCTCCCTACGTTTGCCTCCAAGGCCGGTTACGGCGAAGATGTTGGCTTCATCCTCCTAGCTTTGTCGAATGGATGCTCACTTTTCGGTCGAATTCTTCCTGGATTTGTGGCTGATTTTTTAGGCCACTTCAATGTCCTCATTGCCATGATCCTAGTAACGTCTATTTTCACTGCAGCGCTTTTCGTTCCCCTGAACGCGGGTTCCGCTGCCCCCCTCTACGCGTTTGCCTCACTCTGGGGGTTTTTCTCTGGCTCCTGGCTTGCCATGATACCTG TTTGCGTCAGCAAAACTTGCGAGCCTGCTGCGTACGGCAGATACTACGGTATGTTGGGTAGCTGA